The sequence below is a genomic window from Nostoc flagelliforme CCNUN1.
GAAGGCGCAATATGGTATAATCCGGCGCAAATTCTAGCTTCTTGCTCCTACTACTGTGTCTGAAATCGAAATTATAAAAGCTTTTGCAGATATAAAAGACCCGCGTCGCCGTGCCGGACAGCGACATAATCTCCCATTATGCCTAGCGCTGTTCACATTGGCGATCGCCGCAGGAAATAAAGGATTTTTAGCAATTGGAGATTGGATTTCAAGCTACCGCGAGGAGTTGATTGACCTTTTTAAACCTACAAAAAATAGGCTACCTTCTTACAGTACAGTGCGTCGTACTTTATTACACATAAATTATGAGCAATATTCGCTATGCCTTGCGAATTTCTTGTCCCCAATCACAGTGGCTTAAAAAATTATATATAAACTTTTGTAATAAATTTGAAACTTCTGCGAAAAATTTGAGTTTTGGGCTAATATCATAATATCATAAATGTAAGCAGTTCAAGAGGCAAATATGGCAAGCTTATCTAATCCCGCACTGCAAATCGATCTTCTTACAGGCACGTCAAATGCTAATGTTACTGCAACGGTCAGGGTTACACTCGATCAGTTGGACACCTTTCTTCTTAGTGGAGGGCTTACTTTACAACTTTCATCTAAACTAGTTGGAGACGACTCCGGCCTTACCGGAGCAGATGATGACTTATTCTTCTTTCCAAGTCAAAACATTACCAATACAGGGATTTACACCTTTCAATCAACGGTGAGTCTTGGAACTCTTGATGAAGATAACGGTGGAGACGAGGTATTTGCCAATTTTAACCTTAAAAGCCTAAATAATATTTTCCCACTCAATACATCAGTTAACAGCCCTAACATTGAAGGGAGTTTTTAATTAACTGACAAAACTCAAAAAACATATAGCAATCCGAATTAAAGTGTAAGAAAATCAGATGAGTAAAAGTACGTTTTTATAAGCTTTTCAGCTTTTTGATTTCTCACAAATTATTTAGGATTGCTATAGAAAACAGGGCTAACGAGCCTATACCCTAACGGTCAAGCCTAATAACATAGGCCAATTACGGGAATTGATGAATAATTCTGAGGACTGTTCACAGGATAACGATTAGCCTATTACTCCCAAGCAGCACCAAAATTGCATATTCGTTCTTGAAAATCATTTATGGCGATCGCTGTGGAGAATTATCTTTCTTAGGTGCGGAAGTTGTGTCAGTACAAAACGAAAGGAATCATTTTCCCAAATTGGGAATGGAAGAATCATAGGGTTTTACAAACCCCCAAAAGCCTCACAAACCATAACTGGTAATAGTTTGAGGGAGCTTTGCCTAGTTTGGCGAGGGTTGATTATTATTCACAAGATAACAATTAGCCTATTAGTCCCTAGCAGCACCAAAATTTGCATATTCACTAGAACTCTTGCATAAATATTTTGTGGTACAATTGAGGGTTGTTTTTCTCTCTATTTGAGGTGGTGAAAATATCATTAACATACTAAGCTTTTTGATTGGAGTATGAGCTAGCGATCGCTAGCTAAAAAAAATGGCAGCCAACACCGTTTCAGTTATTAACTAATTACTGAAATAATTTAATTAATTTGATTTTTTAGTCAACTTATAGTGCTAATTCGTGATTATAAACTCCCGCAATTAAATTTGACCTTAACCCAAAACGTCGATGACGATTTCGATATCTATCAGACAAAATTTTAAATATCTTTAGAGGATGTTTGAAAAGTCTTCTTGTCGGTGTCAAAAGTTCTAGATCCCCCCTAACCCACGCCACTTGCTTCTCCCTTGGCGCTAGCCTCTCCCTTTGGGAGAAGGAGAGACGCTGCAAGAACAAGTCGGGAAACCCGCCAACGCAGTGGCTCCCCGATATATTGGGGGACTTTGATTCCGGTTCATAAGGGGAGCCAGCGCGGTGAAGCAGTGTGGTCTTGGGGGTTTCCCCCATGAACAACTGCACCAAACTGAAGGCTCTTGGGGTTTCCTCAACTGGAGCGATTGGCGTGGGTTAGGGAGGATCTAAAAGTGTCTAGAGTTACAGCGAAACACTTTTCAAACAACCTCTTAGACGACGATTTACGTGTTCAACAACAATTCTTAATCGATTGAGTTCCCGATTATATTTCTTCTGTTCTTTCGTCAACTTTTTATTTTTTGTTTTTTTAATCGGTGTTTCACCGCCAGTCGCTCATGGGGGAAACCCCCAAGACCGCGCTGGCTCACTTAATTGATGAATTTTATTCATTCCTTGGTAGCCTTTATCCGCTATTACTTTGAGTAATTCTCCAAATTTTATCCCACTGCTTTTAAATAGCTTAAAATCATGAATTCTTCCCTGACCATGCCCTAAACAGATGATTTGACTACTTTTTTGATGGATAATTACCTGGGTTTTTAAAGTGTGAACTAAGAGTTTACCGCTAAAAAATCTTTTTTGGCCAATTGAATAGTCTTTCGATTGGGCTTTCCATCACATCCATCACAACTAAATCTTCATGTGATGACATCTTTAATAACTCTTTTTTCCCTGGCAAGCTAAACTTTCTTGAACTGATGAGAATATTTTCAATTTTATAAACTGTTCGACAAACTGCTGACTCTGAAAGTCCCCAATCCAATCCAATGTGATAGTGGTATTGAGCCGAGATACGTGTAAAAACCTGCAAGATGGTCTGAAAAGCCTTGCTGTATATAAGTTTAAGCGTTTTCGAGGCGAAAGTAGGATTTTGCCTGAAGATACTTGCAGTCTGAGGGTCAATAATTGCTTTTCGCCTACCACAGGGAATTATAAATACTCTGTGGTAGGATGCTCTCAATTTGGCTACAAACCTTTCTATACAAGAGTTGTAGACCATTAAAGGCAAAAGATGGTCAAAGTCCTTGCTGTAAAACCTGTAAATAAAATTAATAAATACTCCTGTTTTTGTAGCGATACATACACAAGATTTGCGCTTACCTGTAAATTTTACGTAAAAAATCCTGAAACCTCTATATAGCAAGAGTTTTCAGACCATCTTGCAGGTTTTTACACGTATCTGATACTGTTGGCGAATGTAATACATAGTTGTATTTTACAGGATTACGTAGGTTCAAACCTTCAATCTGTCGTTGCGGCTTTTGTTGTAACACTTTTGTTTATGCGTTTGTAACACTTTCGCCAACAGTATCCGTATCTCGGCTCAATACCTAATTCCTCTTAAAGCTAAAATTCAAAATACCAATGTCACCGCAGATTATAAAGACGGCATTTTGAATTTGACACTGCCAAAAACTGACCAAGAAAAGAACAAAGTTGTCAAGGTTAATTTAGAATAACCTGCTGCATAGTCTGAAACTTCTCTACCTCCAATGATTGATTGAGATAGCTAAAAGCCCAGCCATCTCATAACTGGGCTTTTTTGTAACAATTGCCTGTGAGGGTTGGTTTTCCTCTCTACGAAACGCCAAAGGCGAACGCTTGAATTTAGTAGGCTGGGCAATCGCTTGCGTTGGCGTTCGCGGAGCGTCTTGTAGAGAAGCCCGCCTTCGGCATCGCTTGTAGTTGATAGGGGCGATCAGCTACGCTCTTGCGATTACGCTATCGCTCGTAAGGCTGAACACCTTATTTAGATAGCAGGATTTTTTAATTGAAAGGTTCCTGATTCGTAGTCACTTAAAGATGGGTATTGAATAGGCAGTGTAGTTTCCAAACTCAGCAGACGTTGGCGATATTGTTCCAAATATGCTCTCCGTTGTTCCTCATCTCCACGCGCTACTGCATACGCGACAAACGGCGGCAGCACATCAAAGGCTACACCCGGATTTCTCACAAGACTTTAGAAAAGAGGGGTCAAAAACTGCCAGAATGTATGTTGCAAAAGAATTCTAGCAGTTTTAAGTATGACCCCAAATAAAAACGATTGTATACCGGAACAGTTCAGATTTGGACTAGTAAAATCATGTCCAGTTGTAGTTAATTTCAATGGTGAGCCTGTAACATCTGATGCAGGATTAATATTAATTGCGGAACTAGATAGAAAAAGAGAAATAACATCACGGCTGGCAGCATGTTTTAAAGATTACCGAGAGCCAAACAAAATTCTGCATCCAGTTAATGGCTTAATTGCACAAAGAATATATGGCTTAATCATGGGCTATGAAGATGTAAATGACCATGAAACTCTACGCCATGATGGGATATTCGCACTGGCAGTAGGAAAAGCAATTAATTTAGAACAAGAACCAATTACTCTGGCTGGAAAAAGTACCTTAAATCGGATCGAGCATTGTCCAGAAGATATCTCTTCAAGAGCAGATAGCCGATATCACCGTATTGAACATGATGCATCAGCCATAGAAACACTCCTAGTTGAGCTATTTTTAGTAGTCGAGTTTTTTGAAACCTTATTTCCTCCATCACCAGATTTAAAGAACGACGCAGCAGTATTTGTTGATAACTCAGTTTGGTATTGCTCTCTTGACTATCAAACTCTAGATAGTTGGAGCCGTCAGCGTCGTGTTGTCGCCAAAGTTGAATATAGCTATAAAGAAGTCGATACTCGCTTTGTAGTTACTTCGCTCCCTGTTAATAAAATCCCGCCAGGGCGACTTTATACTCAAAAGTACTGCCCGCGCGGGAATATGGAAAATTGTTTAAAAGAACAAAAGCTAGGGTTACATAGTGATAGAACAAGTACCCATACGTTTGAAGGGAATCAATTACGTTTGTGGTTTGCGTCTATTGCTTATATTTTGATGAATGCTCTACGAGAACAATGTTTAGCAAACACGGAATTCAAAAATGCAACTGTTGAGATTATACGCACAAAATTATTGAAGCTAGGAGCCGTCATTACTATTAGGAAACGACGAATTTTAATCGCAATTAGTAGTGCCTGCCCTTATAAAGAGATTTTCGCAATGGTTTATAAGAGTTTATCTCAATTACCTTGCCCTGGCTGATAATGACCTAATTTAATTCATAAGTAATAACTGATTTTGATTTTTAATAGCTGGTTTTTAGGGTTATTTTACTTGATTTAAACCCATGACTTGGCATATCAATTTTTATTACTAGAAGTTAGCTTTTTCTTGGACTTTGGACAAAAAGAACTGTTCGCGTAAGTTTTTGGCGAACAAAAAATCTAGGCATCATAAATTACCCCAGCTATTTTTCAAACTGAGTCAAACTGCGTTAAACGCCTAAAGCCTAAGAAAATTTACGCGGCTTTTTGTTTATCAGGTGTTGGTTTTGACTGCTTCTTGACAATAGGATGCTTAGTTCGTTGCGTTTGAGCCTGACCTTGAACTCGACCGATTGAATTTCCTCGGGTTTTGGGAGAACGGGCGGGTGTACCAATCTCGGAAATAATTCTTTGAAAATCGCGTTGTACGGCACTGGGAGTCATGATTGTATCACTTTCAGGTTTTAAATAACGCTCCCAGGGTCTAGGTAAGTGTGTTGCTAAATCTTTTGACGCCCAGAGTTGTGCGTAAGCGAGCATTACTAAGCGTATCCAATTTTCCTCGTGTTTGACATCTGGAGTTTGAAACTCCGTCATCAACAAATGTTGTTTGCAGAAACGGAACATGTGTTCAATATCAAACCTCTGTCTGAAACTTTGGTAAGCAACAGTAGCTGAGATTTGTTGACGTTGGTTGCCGATGACAATTAACCACATGGGTTTCCAAACAGAATTACCAGTATTATCAGTTACATGAACCCTAATAAGGGTGAAGGGATGACGGTACATTTTTTGCTCCTTAGTTCCCCTCATCAACATTTGATGCCAAGCAAGGATAGTAATGTTTAAAAGGCGACCCTTACGAGTTGTCTGCTGTGTTTGTGTTGTCTCGTCCGGAAGATGCCAAGTTTCAGCATCAGCCAAATCAAACCGCTCACCGTATTTTTTTGGACAGCCACGTTTTTTCTTTGACTCCTCAACGGGTGGAGATTGGTAGAAAATTCGATTACTACGGCATCTAGCGACGATTACCAAATTTTGGTGTTTGGACTGCTCAAAGAGAAATGAACGTTGGCTATAAGCACTATCTGCTACTAATACGCACAATTTTTCATGCCAATGAAGTGATGAATCGCACATTAGTGCTTGAATCTGTTCGCTTCCTACTTCAACGCTACTTTTATCAAGGGATACCCTTTCTCCTGATATTGGTATTGACCAAGGTGCAGCATTAGCATTTTTTTTCTCTGGTAAGATAGAAAGTATCGAATAAGAATGACCAATATTAATAGGTTTGTTACCTTTTATTGTATTCGGCTGATAAATATACCCACGTTCAGCTAAAGTTTTAGCGTAAGGACGCGGATGTGGTGTTGTATCAGTTGCGAATAAGTAAAAAGGGCGTTTTTGTGGTTGGTCAATTAACTCAGATATTACCCTAATTAAGTTATCTTTTTCTTCTTCTGCTTCTTCAACTTTATTGCTCGTATCCTGACTAGTTGTATTAAATGATTCAGATATTGCTTTATAAATAGAGTTATAGCTTCTAGGAAACAAAGGATTTAAAGATAACTCAGCAATTGAATTGGCTCCTGTATTACCCGCAAGCGCATCCAACAAATTCATACAGGCATCACTGCACGATTCAAAACAGTTGTAAATTTTTTGTCGAAAATCTTGGAATTGCGTTATTAATTGATTGTAATTAAATTTCGGCATAGCCACCAGTATTTCCCATCACGAAGCTTTGTCGTTGATATTACTATGCGTTGGGAATCTGGTGGCTATCCTTTTTTTCTGCTCGTGCTAAAGCAAGCGTAATTAATCTGACTTTTCCCGTTATCTCCTTGATTGAGCGATCGCTTACTATACCCCTAGCTCAAAGCCCTATTCTCTCGTGATTTATTGTCACTAATCTTAAGTTATTGAGAATATACTATAGTCTGAAACTCCTGCTGCTTCGTTGTTTCATGACTTAACGGGGTCATGACGAAGTACATGTAAAAAGGGACACGTTGTAAAGTTTTGTAAAGAATTCTTCTTACAGCAGTCAGTTACACGAAAACGAACGCTGCCACCTCATCCAATGTCTGCGGTAAAGTATCCAAGTCAATCGAATAGTCACCAAATCGTTTAATATGACTATTCATGTAAGGACTTAAAGCGGTCACATCTTCACGCATGATTAAATAGCCTTCACGCTTCAAATCACGCAGAATATTTGTTAAATCAACCACATTGTGAAAGATTACCGCATTAGCAATCAAATCATTATATTTAATAATTTTCTCTTGTTCTTCTGGAGAATTATAACCAATTATTCCAAATCCTCCAAAGAAAAACCATTTAGAAAAACCATGATAAGCTTCAACTTTATTTGTCGCAGCAGTAATCTGCTGTCTTAACTTAATATCAGAGATATACTCCAATAAGAATACTGTTCTTACTACTCGTCCCAATTCTTGAAAAGCTTGGTAAAGCCGATTTTTATGGCTATAGTTACCTAACTTTCGTAATAAAACTGGCGAAGAAACTTTTCCGGCTTGAATTGATAGCACAACCTGTAAAAGGTCTTGCCAATGAGTTTTTATTAAACCCCAATTGATAGGATCTTTAAAAAGTAAATCTATATGCTTATAAATTGTTTCTTTATCAGGACGAAAGAAATTTAAATCTTTCCAGTTTCTAATGCGAGGCATTAACTTAATACCCAGCAAATAGGCTAATGCAAAAACTGGTGTTGATTGACCTTGAGTGTCGGCATGAATTGTATCTGGCTGGATATCAGAGTTGTTTTTTAACAAGCCTTCAATGATATAAACTGCTTCCCATGTTCCGCAAGAAATAAAGTGGCTAAATAATGCCACATAACTATCAGCAACGTGATGGTAAGCAATGCCACCATAACCTCCATATCGAATATGGTACTCAGACAGCAGGTTATCTTCATAAAGTTCATACTTGGTTCCATCTGCTGCTGCCGTTGAGCCGTCACCCCATAACTTTGGTAAGTTCAAAACATTGTAGCGATTAATTATATCGGTCAATGCTGCATTTAGTTTATCTGCATTCACATGACGACGATTGACAAAGGAAAGCTCTCTGGCAGTTACCACTCCCCGCATATGTCGTGCTGCTTGTGTTGGACCTAAGTTACAACCATAAGCAAAGGTAGTTAGTAAATAACGCTCAATAGCATGTTCTAACTTGGGGTCAGAGCCGCTCATTGGCCCAAAATGTCTTGTAAAATTAGTCCAATAATCAACATTTTTCAGAATATCAATTAAATTGCGTTCTGGAAAACGTTCTTCAACTGCTTCTATCAGTGCCTTGGCTTGGAGACTCAATTCATGACGTGGCGGCTTTTTTAATACTGGTTCTCCTTGGTCATTAATAACAACTTGACGGTTATCAGGATAAGCTTCATCTACTTGAAGTGCTGTATCAGCAAGCATTGACTTTAATTGCTGAACAAAGCTATCGGCAGTTGAAGCCAAACCCAAATTCTGACAATATTGGTCAATCAGAGGTAAACATTCTGACCAAGGAAGTAGTTGCTCTCTGTGGTCAGCATAATCCTCGCTACCATGAACACAGATATCCCCAGACCTTAATTCTGCCGCCAAATAAGAGAAAACACAAACTTCCAAATGACGACGAATAATTTGAGAATGTTCTCCATTTTGAGTCAACACAAGTTTCTGCCATTGGGGTGAAGCAAAATCCAGATTGATACTCTCTTTAATAAATTCGCCACGTCGATGTGAATTTTCAACAAGGAATTTTAATGCGTCTACTACACTTTTTTCACTGCTAGTAGATGAAAACTTCAAAGCACTTAGTAACCGAAAAAAAACACGGCGGTGGCTTTTATAAAAACGCCATATTAATGGAAGATAGTTGTTCCCCTTATAGGCATTGACAGCTTCGCATTCATTCAACAATTGCTGCGCTCCTCCTCCGGGTGCCAAAACCTGATTTACCTGACCTAGAATTTCTGTATTTACTGGTTCATCTACAAAAATTTCCAGAACATTGGTAAAAACTCCCAGTAATCTCTCTATAGCTGATTGTTGTTTTTCTCGGAGTTTATCTAGTTCTTCTTTAGCTTTATGATGAATACTACGCATCCTTTTAAGGAACATTTCAATTAAATTATCCCTGGTTTGTACTTGAGCCGAATAAATTAAGCATAGTAAAATAGTAATTCGCTTGGGAAGCGTAATTGCTTTCATCTCAGAAGCAGTTAAAACCCTAGCCTCAGCAGCAAAATGTTGTATCTTAGTAGCAGTAATTTGGTCTAAGAATGGTTTGACATCCCCTAATGTTTCCAACCAAGTGAAGTGTATAAGTAAATCATTGAGATGATTGCGAGTTGGACGCTTGGGTAGCTGCTTGAGATTATTAAAAGGGGTAAGCCTTTCGGTCGGATAACTATCTAATAAGCTATTTATATACTCGATATATTCTTGCTCAAGTCGGTTAATAACAAAATTAAATATTTTTTGATTAACTAAATGTCGGATACGACGTACTAATCTGTCTAAAGTGTAAAATCCCGGTAATTCGTACCGTTGTTTGATTAGTTCGCCAATAGCGACGTTGATTAAATCAGCAGGATTATCCATGACTTTAGCTGATTCATGTACAGCTAATGCTGCTAAGTGTCTGGCATTTTTATCAAAATCATTTACCTTGAGATATTCGCGGATAGCAACTCGATGCCGATACATTGTTTTGTTGTTTTCATAACCTAAAACAATCTCACTTGGCATTTTTAAGCAGCCACGAATGTGATTGATTATTGAGTTGGGAATCTCAGAAAGTTTTGGAAAATACCCTAATCGCTGAAATGCTTTTAATAAAACTATTAAGTTAAAGATATTGCTTTGTCCCTTGGCAGTGCTATAGGCGAAAGCAATTTCTGATTTTGTAGGAGTGTAAATTTCCGTAAGTTCTTTGGCAGTAAAGTAGCGCTTCAACCTGGGGTAAGCAGTACGTTCTATAGATGTCACTCTGAATGGGTGTGTATGATTTTTAACTTCAAAAAATATATATCACTAATAAGCCGCTCATCTCTTGCTTATGTATGGAAACATTACAAAGAAAGGCATCTTGCTCTTGTAGCTTTATCGGTGCATCCGCATATGTTACGTTATGCCTGCGGGTTTTATTTAGCATCTCATGGTCATGACACCAGAGCTATTCAGGCTTATCTGGGACATAAGAATATTCAACACACTATTCGCTACACAGAACTCACGAGCGATCGCTTCCAGAAATTTTGGCTCGACTGAACCTAGTTTTGGTTCAAAATTTCTACAAATCAATGCTTTCAGCCGGATTTCTTTACAAAACTTTACAACGTGTCCCATTTTACACGTATTTCGTCATGACCCCTTAACGGGAAAAGTCAGGTAATTAATACGCTTTCCTTACAATTTTCGTCCCCAGCCAAATAAGTAATATCACTATAAAATATAGTTTTTTATATTACTTTATCTATTGAAGTTTCTGATTAGTAGGTTCAGCATATTTGATAGAAAAGGCGGAAAAATATAAATAAGATTAATCATTCGTTTTGTTCGCAAACTATACGCGAACCAGTTTTTTTGTCCAAAGTCCAATTTTTCAGGATTTGTTATTTTTGATGTATCATATATATCTTTAATGGGGTCGGTCTTTACTTTGAGTTGCCCACGTTCTGGAGGTATTTTGATGATGTATTAATTAAATCATCTTAAATTTGGCTAATCCAAGCATTTTTTTCTCACTTGTGAGAAATCCGGGTCAAAACCTTCACCCAATAATTAAACGCATCATTAGCTTTAGTCTTTGATATATCAAAGAACAAACCTAAAATATCAAAAGTTGGTTTTTGCCGGAGGTAAATTAGACATAAACAGACCCCTTCTCTCAGAGACATTTTTGGTTTCCGTCCACCGCCAGAAGCAATAATACGAACTTTGTTTTTTTCAATTTCTATTTGTTTCTGTTTATGTCGTTGTTCTGCCAACGCAACTAATGTAATAAACTGTTCATAGTTAATACCAATTAATCGTTTTGCTGACTGGGGATGTGATTCAATTTTTACTAAAGTATTTGTCATCATTGATACATTTATTTCTATCTCACTGTATCATTTTCCCACAGACTTTGTTTTAAGGACATGTCTAGTGCGTTAGCTTACAAGCAAAGGCAGTATCCGTGATCGCAACTTACAGATACTGGATACTAGTAACTTCAACACCTATACTAAGGCTTGAATACTTAAGAAACATGCAAACTTATACCAATTTAATATGAAGCTGCATAGAAAAGGGCTTCTAAAATAAAGTTATAAGAGGAAACAGAAATTACCTGCTCAAATGTAAGTTGATTGAACAATTGCTGTATGCGATCGCGCAAGTTTTGTATAGAAGAAAATAATTCATTTTTGAGCGACTTCTTGAGGAACTGCCAAAGCCTCTCAATCGGGTTCAGTTCGGGAGAATGAGGTGGTTGAAGTAGAGGAATAATATTTTCTGGCCAATTTATTGCACTGCTAATATGAGCAGGAGCTTGGTCAATTTGTAAAATTGCATAATCTTCTGCCAATTGCTGAGATAGCCAGTCTAAAAACTGTTGAAAATAGTCACCATTCAATTTAGGGTATTCTTGCTGGAAATGTTGCCCTGTCAATGGTTCGATTGCACCATAAATCCAAAAATTTTCCCTGTCCCATTTAACAGGTACAGTTGGCTTGACTCCAGATGCTGTAATTACTTTCCCTGTTAGAGTTTTCAATCCAAGCCTGGTTTCATCCTGGCACATATAACGAACACACTTTCCTTGTGCTAAGTGTTTTTCCAAGCTATCTAGGATACCTGAGTTTTTTTTAAACTCAGATACCAACTTTTCATCCTGCTTATGACTTTGAGGACGTGGTACTTTGAGCTTTGCCCCTAATTTATATCGAACTAATGCATAAACTGTTGCATATTCCATCTCAAGTTCATATTCTTGTTTGAGCCAGTCTACGATTGCACCATAGCTACTAAACCCTTTCCCTGTTTTTAACTCCTGCTCTAATCCTGCGATCGCAGCATCATGAATTTTTGGTTTTGCTCCTGGAGCTTTCTTAATTTTCAATAATTCAGATATTCCACCTGACCTATATCTTTGCAACCACCTTGTCACCGTTGAAGTATCTTTCGCCAAGCGTTTCCCAATTTCTTGTTGCTCCAAAACTAGCCCACTTTTAATCCACCACAGCATAATAAGTTTGTAAGGATTCAGGTGAAGGGATATTGACAAATAGGATGGTTGAGGTAAAGTAAGGCAATCATGATGAACAACCTGCCTCAAGAGTTAGACCCTGAACGCTTACGCCAGTTGCCCAAAGAAGAACTGGTGGAGATGATCATTCAACAGGCTCAAGTGAACAGAGAGTTGCTCTCATCAATCCAGGAATTGAAACAAGAAATAGAAAAGCTGCGTGTCATTGGCAACCTAGATAGCAAAACTTCATCAAAACCACCATCAACTGACCTTCTCAAAAAATCAGAAAAGAACAAGCCCGAAACTAAATCATTGGCAGATAGTCCAAAACGCTCTCCAGGAGGACAACCAGGGCATAAAGGGAAAACCCGTAAAGGCTTTGACAGAGTAGACCGTTATGAAATAAGTAAGTCGGCGCAATAAAACCAAACTATGTAAATAAAAGTAAATAAGCCTCAAACTCTTTCTCCCCCTGCTCCCTGCGCCCTGCCCCCTGCCTTATTGCAACAATAATTATTTACACCGACCTACTTACTTCGTCCACAAATATGTTCTTGTGGTCAAGCAGAATTTATCCTCCAACCAGTAAAAGTTGAATTTCAACAAGTAGCGCAGTTGGTGAAACATCCAATAGAAGTAGTGGAGTATCATCGCCATACTTTATTGTGTCAGCATTGTGGGACATTACAAAGTGCCAACTGGTCGCCTGAGATAGTACCAGGGCAGGATTTGGGTGTGAGACTTCAAGCATTTTTAGGATGGATGGGTAATTATGCACATCTGCCTTACGAAAAACAACAAGAAATGTTGTGGGAACTGGGTCAAATTGATATTGGAGTTGGGACTTTAGTAGCTACTAATCAACGAATTACTCAAGTAATTGAACCGAGCGTTATTGAGTTAAATAATTGGGTAAAACAGACACAACCTAACGTTCATGTGGATGAAACACCTTGGTCAGTTAAAGGAGTCAACCCCTTCGGGGAATTCAAAATTCAAAATTATCAATTCAAAATTAAAGACAATCAGTGGGGGCTTGAAACCCGCCACTGATTGTAGACCACTGATTCAAAGAATTCAGTGGGGGCTTGTACCCAGAATTAATTAATTCAAAATTATTCTATTCTTCATTTTGAATTTTGAATTTTGAATTTTGAATTC
It includes:
- a CDS encoding IS630 family transposase, translated to MLWWIKSGLVLEQQEIGKRLAKDTSTVTRWLQRYRSGGISELLKIKKAPGAKPKIHDAAIAGLEQELKTGKGFSSYGAIVDWLKQEYELEMEYATVYALVRYKLGAKLKVPRPQSHKQDEKLVSEFKKNSGILDSLEKHLAQGKCVRYMCQDETRLGLKTLTGKVITASGVKPTVPVKWDRENFWIYGAIEPLTGQHFQQEYPKLNGDYFQQFLDWLSQQLAEDYAILQIDQAPAHISSAINWPENIIPLLQPPHSPELNPIERLWQFLKKSLKNELFSSIQNLRDRIQQLFNQLTFEQVISVSSYNFILEALFYAASY